In one Rutidosis leptorrhynchoides isolate AG116_Rl617_1_P2 chromosome 8, CSIRO_AGI_Rlap_v1, whole genome shotgun sequence genomic region, the following are encoded:
- the LOC139862791 gene encoding uncharacterized protein → MSIEKEEVVVLPRRKVSCTTSFDALWFCYSPVHQMQQYYRLGSLDNCAGKWNALIDCLKLKTKRSQEAEEILETREKEKTHIWTFRTPEEAASNWNDMFGHLDDGK, encoded by the exons ATGAGCATAGAGAAGGAAGAGGTAGTTGTTTTACCGAGACGAAAAGTATCATGCACCACTTCCTTTGATGCTCTCTGGTTCTGCTATT CTCCAGTACATCAAATGCAACAATATTATAGGCTCGGGTCCCTTGATAACTGTGCTGGAAAGTGGAATGCTCTTATCGATTGTTTAAAACTTAAAACGAAAAGATCTCAGGAAGCTGAG GAAATTCTTGAAACGCGTGAGAAAGAGAAGACTCACATTTGGACGTTTAGGACACCGGAAGAAGCTGCGTCTAATTGGAACGACATGTTTGGACATTTAGATGATGGTAAATAA